In the Caenorhabditis elegans chromosome X genome, one interval contains:
- the F45E6.1 gene encoding Serpentine Receptor, class Z (Partially confirmed by transcript evidence) — translation MSSSNSSAQQDAEHELDFTVSCIGVVPFVLVVWLYYMTKRTDDKRSYYAIHFNLVTLSSVHIVGSFIVLMILLIIRVTDGFTGKSEWIRFLYKLFTNLLIHGSLIVATIFYYLIFISSMQRFMLLTIEKLGRKLMTGARLTFNMTMLYFVAIISAINKIFASNKIPWLEMITMVLSLIMLLLSIIIIRHIDKRSRSGMSAHVTVLLQTVPIAILLMVFTVAKFYVLTSGQTNINLITFQSFMTFSISFMTPIFLIIGSLNKRKVAVAILTCQRGTRIIGGEVYTAERSPATMSHVVSMVPTRI, via the exons ATGAGTTCTAGCAACTCAAGTGCTCAGCAAGATGCTGAGCATGAATTAGATTTCACAGTTTCATGTATTGGTGTTGTACCATTTGTTTTAGTCGTCTGGTTGTACTACATGACAAAAAGGACTGACGACAAA AGATCATATTATGCGATTCATTTCAATCTGGTGACATTAAGCTCTGTTCACATTGTTGGATCGTTTATAGTTTTGATGATACTTTTGATAATAAGAGTAACCGACGGGTTCACTGGAAAATCTGAATGGATTCGTTTTTTATACAAGC TGTTCACAAATTTACTAATTCATGGATCTCTAATTGTTGCAACAATATTTTACTACCTTATCTTCATTTCCTCCATGCAAAGATTCATGCTTCTTACTATTGAAAAACTCGGAAGAAAGCTGATGACGGG AGCCAGATTGACATTCAACATGACAATGTTGTACTTTGTTGCAATCATTTCtgcaattaacaaaatatttgcttCAAACAAGATTCCATGG CTTGAGATGATCACGATGGTTTTGTCTCTTATTATGCTTTTGCTGAGCATCATAATAATACGCCACATCGATAAAAGATCCAGATCGGGGATGTCTGCGCACGTTACTGTATTGCTGCAAACAGTGCCAATTGCTATTTTACTAATG GTCTTCACAGTTGCAAAGTTTTATGTGTTGACAAGTGGACAAACGAACATCAATCTCATCACATTCCAGTCGTTCATGACGTTTTCTATATCATTCATGACACCTATATTTTTGATCATTGGTAGTCTCAACAAACGAAAAGTGGCTGTTGCTATCTTAACATGTCAACGCGGCACACGAATTATTGGAGGAGAAGTTTATACAGCGGAAAGGTCTCCTGCAACAATGTCTCATGTTGTCAGTATGGTGCCAACAAggatttga